The Pseudanabaena yagii GIHE-NHR1 genome segment TTAAATTAATGCTTAGTTTTAAATATGATTTCTAGAAATCCCAAATAATTAAAAATTAGTAAAACCCTGACTTTTATGCCCAATTCCGTTCAGACTTTGCAATTAAAGCAACTAAGTAGTCTCTGGCAAATATGGGAACAAGGAGCTAAATCACATCCTGATGCGATCGCACTCTACGATCCCCATGCTAAACCACCTGTGCGAATTTCCTATAAAGATGCCTTTGAGCAAATTAATCAATTTGGGGCAGGTTTGCGATCGCTGGGTGTGAACTTTGGCGACAAGGTAGCACTCATTGCCGATAACTCACCAAGGTGGTTAATTGCCGATCAGGGGATTTTAGCGATCGGGGCAGCCAATGCTACGCGAAGTTCGCAAGCCGAGCGGAGTGAACTGCTCTACATCATCGAGCATAGTGATAGCGTCGCGATCGTGGTCGAAAATCTGGCGACCCTCAAAAAGCTCGAACCAGAATTGCATAGCCTGCCAGTCAAACAAATTATTTTGCTGTCAGACGAAACGCCACCCGAAGGAGCCTATAACTTTCAGCAATTATTAGATAAAGGTAGCAGCAAGGATTTAGGTAATCCAACTATCAAACGCGATACCCTTGCAACGCTGATCTACACTTCTGGGACAACTGCCAGACCGAAGGGGGTCATGCTCACCCACGGCAATTTCCTCTACGAAGTGGAAGGGGCGCAGTCAGTTTTAAAACTGCAAGTTAACGAAAAAGTTCTCAGTATTCTTCCCACATGGCATTCCTACGAGCGCACCTTTGAATATTTCATCTTTTCCCAAGGTTGCACGCAGATTTACACCAATCTCCGCACCATCAAAAAGGATTTAAAAGAACATAAACCTCATTACATGGTCGCTGTGCCACGCCTGTGGGAATCAATCTATGAAGGTGTGCAGAAAAACTTCCGTGATCAGCCTGAGAGCAAACAGCGCTTAGTCAAATTTTTCCTCACAACTAGCCAAAAATACATCACTGCCAAGCGGGTTGTCCAAGGATTGAATGTTGAAAATCTCTATCCTTCTCTAGGTGACAAATTTAAAGCATCACTGGTAGTTTTGGGACTATGGGCAGTTCATAAACTTGGTCATAAATTGGTTTACCAAAAAGTACGCGAAGCAACGGGTGGCAACTTCAAATACATCGTTAGTGGTGGCGGCTCGATCGCTGAACACCTCGAAGACTTCTATGAAATTGTCGGCATCGAAATTTTGGGGGGATATGGCTTAACCGAAACCTCACCAATTACCCATGTACGTCGTCCACATCGCAATATTCGTGGTGGAGATGGACAGCCCTTGCCCCAGACCGAAACCCGCATCGTCGATATGTCTACCAGAGCCGATGTGCCAATTGGTCATCAGGGATTAGTCCTCATTCGTGGTCCCCAAGTGATGCAGGGCTACTACAAAAATCCTGAAGCGACAGCTAAAGCGATCGATCCAGAGGGTTGGTTTGATACAGGCGATTTAGGCTATGTCAGCAAGTGGGATGACTTAGTAATTACAGGTCGTGCCAAAGATACGATCGTTTTGACTAATGGCGAGAATATTGAACCTCAGCCCATTGAAGATGCCTGTATTCGCAGTCCTTATATTGATCAGGTCGTCCTAGTGGGGCAAGACCAGAAACAATTGGGTGTTTTAATCGTTCCTAACCTATCAGCACTAGAAGCTGCGGGTTTAATTCCGCCTGATTCAACATTAGCAAGCGTTTTGCCAGAGTTGAATCAGCCTAAAATTCGTAATCTTTATCGCGAAGAACTGAATCGTGAAGTGCAAAACCGCCCCGGCTACAGCATTAACGATCGCATTGGTGTTTTTGAGTTCTTGCCTGAACCCTTTACAATCGAAAATGGGTTCCTCACGCAGACATTCAAAATCCGACGTAACATCGTATTTGAGCGTTATCAAGATATTATTGTCAAAATGTTTACCTCATGATGTGAAAGTGGCTTTGCCACTTTCACATCAACATAAATTATTAGCCAACTGGAGATAACTGTGAGTTTCGATTTTTCTAATCAGCTTTTATTACGTCGCACTGCAAATATTCAAGTGATTGTGACGCAACGCTGGAAAGAGGAAATGCAGCAACAACTGCAACAACAAATTGCTCAAATCGATGCCCAAGTACAGCAAGTTGATGCCCAAGGCTCTCGCCAAATCAATGAAATTGAGCGCCAAAGTATCAAGCCATTTTCTGCGGAAGTATCCAATGCTCTTGAAGGCATTCGTGCAGAAATGAATCGCGTTAAAGCCGAATTATTAGAACAAAAGAATCAATTGCTAACCCAATTGACCCAAGTGCAAAATTTGGAACTAGAACAAGAAGTGTCTCAAGGACAACTTGATAGCTACTTCCCAGCCGCCAAAGGCGATAACTTGATTGCTCAGATGCGCGTGGAAATTGTCCTCCGCGATGGCGTAATCGAAGATATCCGTACTGGTTTCCCTGCTGTCTAAATCCCCTCACCCCATCCCTCTCCCGCAGGAGAGGGAGAAGGATCTGGGGGATATGATTAAGAATATCCGCCCACTTAAACCCCAAAAGGTATGAACGTTCTACTGGTTTACCCACTTTTTCCAAAAACATTTTGGTCTTACGAAAAAATCCTAGAGCTAGTAAATCGCAAGGTGCTACTACCTCCGCTAGGATTGATTACTGTTGCAGCGATCTTGCCCCAAGAATGGAATTTTAAATTGGTCGATCGCAATGTTCGCACAATTACGGAGGCGGAATGGCAATGGGCGGATATGGTCATTCTCTCGGCAATGATCGTGCAGAAAGATGACCTGTTATCCCTGATTAGAGAAGCAAAAAGACGCGGTAAAAAAGTCGCCTGCGGTGGTCCTTACCCCACCTCAATGCCCGAAGAACCTCAAGCCGCAGGTGTTGATTACCTGATTTTGGATGAGGGTGAAATTACTTTACCGATGTTTGTCGAGGCGATCGCTAAGGGTGAACCCAGTGGCATTTTCCGCACCAATGAAAAGCCCGATGTCACTACTACGCCCGTGCCCCGCTTTGACCTCTTAGAATTTGATGCCTACGACTCGATGTCGGTGCAGTTCTCCCGTGGTTGCCCCTTCCAATGCGAATTTTGCGACATCATCGTTTTGTACGGACGCAAGCCGCGCACCAAGAGTCCTGCTCAGTTATTAGCCGAACTCGACTATTTATATAGCCTTGGCTGGCGACGGGGTGTATTTATGGTCGATGACAACTTCATCGGCAATAAACGCAATGTGCGCTTACTCCTGCTCGAACTGAAGGAATGGCAAAAAGAACATGGCTATCCCTTCCGCTTCAATACCGAAGCCTCAATCGATCTCGCCGCCGATCAGGAACTCATGGATCTGATGGTGGAATGCTATTTCGATGCTGTATTCCTTGGGATTGAAACCCCCGATGAAGATAGCTTGCAGATGACCAAGAAGTTTCAAAATACAAGGTCATCGCTATTGGATTCGGTGGAAGCGATCACCAAAACAGGGATTCGCGTTATGGCAGGCTTCATCATCGGCTTTGATGGTGAGAAAAAAGGAGCAGGCGATCGCATTGTGAGATTTGCCGAACTCACGGGCATCCCCACCACCACCTTCGCAATGTTGCAAGCATTACCCCATACAGCCCTCTGGCATCGTCTCGAAAAAGAAGGACGTTTACGCAGTCAAAATGGCAACTTGAATCAAACCACTTTGATGAATTTTGAGCCAACGCGCCCCGTCGAGGAAATTGCCCGCGAATATGTGGAAGCCTTCTGTGCGCTGTATGAGCCACATGCCTACCTCGATCGCGTTTACAGCTATTTCCTAAAACTTGGCGCACCAAGGGTTAAGGTAGAAGCAAAACTTCCCACCCTTACCGACCTGAAGGCATTAGCCATTATCGTCTGGCGGCAAGGCATCAAGCGCGATACCCGTTGGAAGTTCTGGCATCATCTATTTAGCATGATCAAGCGCAATCCTGCGGTATGGGAACATTACCTGATCGTCTGCGCCCACAATGAACATTTCATGGAGTACCGCGATATTGTCCGCCGAGAGATTGAAGGGCAATTAGCCGCCTATTGGCAAGAGGAAGAGCGTCTAAAGCTTGTAAGTCCTACTCCAGCCAGAGAATTAGATCTAGCAAGCTAGTCTATGTAGCGAAATCTTTTATCTATTAAAAGATTTTATTTTGTAATAACCCTTTTTAATTCTTGTTAGTGAGCAAGTCTTATTCATAGGAATTGAGAAGGGTTTTGTTTTATCAATTAACCCCAAAATATAATGCGTGTTTTACTCGTCTATCCGTTATTTCCGAAAAGCTTCTGGTCATTTGAGAAAACACTGGAATTAGTTGGTTATAAGGCTCAGCTTCCACCCCTTGGCATGGTCACGGTTGCCGCGATCTTGCCCCAGACTTGGGAATTTAAACTCGTCGATCGCAATGTGCGCGATATCACTGAAGCCGAATGGGAATGGGCGGAAGTGGTAATTCTCTCAGCGATGATCGTGCAGAAAGATGACTTTCTCGCGCAAATTCAAGAGGCGAAAAAGCGCGGTAAATTAGTTGCTGTGGGAGGTCCCTATCCTACCGCTTTACCTGAAGAAGCGAAGGTTTCGGGGGCAGATTTCTTGATTCTCGATGAGGGGGAAATTACGTTACCGATGTTTGTGGAGGCGATCGAAAGAGGCGAGCGCAGTGGTATTTTGCGAGCCAATGGTGAAAAGCCTGCGGTGACAGATACGCCGATTCCTCGGTTTGACTTGCTAGAAATGAACCGTTATGCGGAAATGTCGGTACAGTTCTCCCGTGGTTGCCCCTTCCAATGCGAATTTTGCGACATCATCGTTCTCTATGGACGTAAGCCTCGTACTAAGACTCCTGCTCAGATTCTGGCGGAATTGCAATGTCTCTATGATCTTGGTTGGAGACGCAGCATTTTCATGGTCGATGATAACTTCATCGGCAATAAGCGCAACGTGAAGGTGATGCTCCAAGAGCTAAAGCCTTGGATGAAGGAACGCAATTATCCCTTCTCCTTTGCCACCGAAGCCTCGGTCGATCTTGCCCAAGATCCTGAAATGATGCAGATGATGGTGGAATGTAACTTTGGTTCCGTATTCCTTGGGATTGAAACCCCTGACACTGATAGTCTTGCGCTCACCAAGAAGTTCCAAAACAATCGCGATCCGCTTTCAGAATCGGTGATCAATATCGCCAGAGCAGGGATTCGGGTGATGGCAGGATTTATCATCGGCTTTGATGGTGAGAAGAAAGGAGCAGGCGATCGCATTGTCCAATTTGTCGAACTCACGGCAGTTCCTACGGCGCTCTTCAGTATGCTACAAGCCTTGCCTGATACAGGTCTGTGGCATCGTCTGAATAAAGAAGGTCGGATGATTACCCAGAATAGCAATGGGCATCAAACCACTTTGATGAACTTCATGCCCACTCGTCCATTGGAAGATATTGCAACAGAATATGTCCATGCCTTCTGGACTCTTTACGATCCCCTTGTCTTTCTCAATCGCACCTACCGCCATTTCTTGATTTTGGGCGAGTCGCCATACAAGCGCATCAAGCGTGAGAAAACTGATCAGAAGAAGAAAACTGATTGGACTGCGATTAGAGCATTACTAATTCTCTGTTGGAGACAAGGATTTGTTCGCAAAACCCGTTTCCAATTCTGGATTAATCTCTTTGACTTGATGAAGCGTTATCCCAACGTGGTCACCAGCTATCTATCGGTTTGCGCTCAGGGTGAGCATTTCCTCGAATATCGCTCGATTGTGCGTGAACAGATTGAAGCTCAACTTGCCGATTATTTGGCTAATCCTCCTGTACTTCAGCCCAAGGTTGTACCTGTGGAGAAAAAGTTGGATTTGCAAGAAGTGAAGTAGCGATCGCAGTCTCAACGTAAGCAAAAGAGTCGCTTCGCGGCTCTTTTATTTTATTCAAAAATCTGGGATAGGGGACAAGAAAATTCTGGTAATAATGGGGAAGTGAGGGTGTCGGTCACAAATAGAGTCATTGCTAATTTGAGAACTCCATTTTCGCGACGGTAGATTTGGAGTTTCTTTTCTCGCCAATCAGCGATCCAATATTCCAAAACTCCCTGTGATGAATAGAGCTTTAACTTAACTTCGCGATCGCGCTTTTCATTATCAGTTCCCGCCGATAGCACCTCAATCGCTAGATCAGGCGCACCAAGTAAATGTCCAGATTGATCAATCAAAGCTTCATATTTTTCTTTGCTAACCCACACTACATCAGGAATAACATCATCCTTATTGCCAAAGATTACACCTGCACCCAAAGATGTTTTGCCTAATTTCGTAGTGAGCGACCAAATATCCAAGACGGTAAAAAATCTGCCACAGGTGGTTTGATGTTTCCAGTGAGGCGCTCTCGTCACGTAAAGTTCTCCTTCAATAATTTCATAACGGTTGCCGTTGTCAGGTAATAGTTCGAGGTCGGCACTTGTCCACAGCAGTTTTTCCTCTGGGGCATTGGCTGAGAGATTGGGTGGTGCGATCGCTTGAGTCATGATGTTTTCCTAAGCAGAGCGATAAGGTGATTATAGCAATCATCCCCATTTGTCAGAATTATGGATCGAGATAGATTTCGTAGGGGCTGAGCATTCCCGCACAGATTTATAAATTCTCAGATTCCCTTGATTTGGGAATGCTCTGCCCTAAATCTCACAATGCAGGGACAGTTTATTATTGAGGTTTTTCATTTTGCCTACGGCAAAATGAAAAACCTCCGTGCAGGGACAGTTTATCGGTGAAAGCGGAGAGGGTTAAGCATTTGCGGATTGAGATTTTGGTGAGGAGTTTGGGAATTGTGGCGCAAATGCTTAACCCCTACATGGGGATTATGACAAAAAGATAATTTTGAGTCAGCCAATCTTTCGGTTTCCCTACTAAAATAACTGACTCATTTTATATTTGGATGCAGTTACCCGCACCACTGGAGATAGCCTGTACTGCCACCATGTGCGCTCGATGGAATCCCTTCCAACAATTCTGACAATTGGTAGTACTCACGAGGAAGAAACGAAGACGACACGAAAACCAAGATAGTTAAGCTGATTACGCGCGCCGTTACTGCTACGATAGGAAGACCGACAAATGATCGCATCGATGACCCAAGAACCGCCGCGCCGCAAACGAGAACGATTATCGTTATTATCTATATTGAGATCGCCCCATGCTTGATTTCCCTGTTTCTTGAGATTTTCTGGTTTATCAGTATAGCTATCGTGCCACTCGTCTAAACACCATTCCCAGACATTGCCACTCATGTCATAAATCCCAAGCTCATTAGCCTTTTTCTGCCCCACTGGATGAGTTACACTGCCGCTATTATCGCGATACCAAGCTACTTCATCTAGATTATTGCTACCTGCATAGATAAAGCCCTTGCTCTGGTTCGCACCTCTCGCAGCATATTCCCATTCCGCCTCAGTGGGCAGTCTTACCTCCCTTCCTATCTGTTGGGATAACTTCTTACAGAATGCTCTAGCATCATGCCAAGACACCCCCACAACTGGCCGCAAATCCCGTTGAAACTTTTTGTCGCAATTTGTTGAGCCTTTAGTTTTCATCACCGATTGCCATTGGGCATTAGTGACCGCATATTTACCAATCAGAAATTCCTTTAGCTGCACCTCATGAATGGGCTCTTCATTGTCATACTCATCGCTCCCCATCATAAATTTTCCTGCGGGAACCTTGACTAATTCCAGCGCCACCCCATTGCCAAGGTCAAGAATTAACGGATTGGATTCTGGCGATTTACTTACATTGCGATTTCTAGTCCCAACAGCAACAGGATTAGGAATTACTTGTGGAGATCCGCCAAGATAACGCTCCACCGCCAAACCTTCAATCTCAGTAATCGCCTCATAATCCGTCCCATCCACCGCCAAAACCTGCATCCACAAACGCCTTGCCATATCAAGCTTTTTGTCACGATGCGCCTTAAAAGCATCCTTCTTGAGCGGTTCTAGATCGAACTTATCCGCATACTTCGGCATCAAAATCAAATGACCCTTTTCTTGAGGATCGAGCATCATGCGCGGAGTTTGCCTAGTCTTTGCCAACTCAGGAACACGATACTTCAGATAACTATTCAACTTCGTCGCCGTTGCACAACGCCCCTGCACACCCAAACCCTCCACCAAAGCATAGGTAAACGCCCCATGTTGCAGTTCATCCACCTCATAGGAATACTCCGACGGACTGCAAGCCGCAATACTAATCACATCCGCAATTTTGGCTTCTCGCTCAGTTTCACGACCAATACCTTCACCCGATCGCGTAGTCCCATTTCGCCGCACCTGATTGCGACAGGCATCTAGTGCCAAAATGACATTTCCCGCCCCACTGCCGCGCAGATTTTGGATTACTTGATTAACCGCAATCCCTGTATTCGCAACATTGTCAGGATCGCCATCACTCGGCATCAGATAATCGATCCCATCTTCTAAAATGCCATGTCCCGCAAAAAAGAACCAAAAATTGTCACTTTCATGGAGAAATGGCTGAGCAAAAAGCTCCTTAAATACCTTTAGCAAATTGTTGCGAAAAGGCTTGGTTGTCTTGCCATCCAAATCGGGTGAATCATCGGAAAAATAGAAAATGTGATCAAACTTTGCCTCATTTTCTAAAAACTGACAAATATGCAGAGCATCATTTTTCGCATACTTCAAAGGATGCAAAAACTCATATTGATTCACCCCGATCGCGATCGCCCAATTCGCCACAAACCTTACGCTCCCTTCTCGCGCTTAAACTTGAGCTTGATCGCACTCTTGCCGCGAGCCTTAGCACCACTACCGATTAAACGGATTTCTCCCTCAGCACCGATCTCCACAGATAGCTCGATCTCATCCAAACACATTCCCGATGTCTTTTTGGCTTCCTTTTCCGCACTGCTAAAAACCCGTCCCACCATCTGCAAAAATCCTGACATCTTCGCTTCGAGTTCTTCAACACTCAAAGTCTTTTCATGCTTAACCAAGTTTTTATTTGACTGAGCTTCTTTGCCCCACCCCCTTGGATTAACCACCGAAGTTTCCGCAGATTGAGCTTCTTCCTCGTATGGTTCAACTGCGATCGTAATCATCCCGTAACTAGCATTTTCAGACATAGATTTTGTAAAACTCTAGTCATTTATCATACATTTTTCATCACAATTATTACACAGCACTTTAAAGCTTTTTAGGATTGCGATCGCCAAATTACTATTACAAATTTTCATGCTTAATTAGCTCGTTTAATTGTTCAATCAAAAGAGGAATGTCCATTTCTACGCCTTCCCAAACAGTTCTTAATCTAATTTGAAAGTATTCATGAGCCATTACATTACGCATATCAGCCATCATTCTCCACGGAATATCAGGATACTTTTCTTTTAATGTTGATGGAATATAAATAGCAGCTTCGCCAATAATCACAAAGTCATAGAGTGTAGCTTTGTTAACTGTTTCATCATCACAAAATTGCTCGTAGGTATAACCTTGGGTACGATTTTGGATTGCGATCGCTGAGTTTAAAATATCTTGAACTCGTAATTGCCACTCTCTAGAAGGCATGAAAAATCTCCTTTAAAACTGGTTCACGTAAATGCTCTCGCAGGGAATCTATAGTACCTAAGTCAACATCACAGTGCAGAATATCTTCAAGATAAAGCTTGATTTTGATGAATCCAAAAAGCCCAGTTGGACGCGATAAATCTACTAAGACATCGACATCGCTACCTAAATGCGCCTCATCCCTTGCAACAGAGCCAAATAAATCAAGCGATCGCACACCCAGTTTTTGCAACTCTTCCTTATGTTCATCAATGATTCTTAATACTTCACTACGCCTTAAAATATTACTCATTGGCATTTATTTTAGTCAGCTATAAATGCATCATATAGCAATCTTAAAAAGTGATGGGAAATGTTCCCATTTGAGAAAGAACTTGTAGTAGAAATCACGATTGCTATAGCAGCCTTAAATCATTTGTAGATTTTGGGTTTGTGGAGGCATACCCCAGAGGGGTGTGCCTGCATTAGGGTGAATCCCCAAAAAGGACTAGGGGGCATTGACAACAGTATTAAAAGCATCTGTATACCACTGGTTAAAGTTTCCAGCACATTCAGGGTGATTTAGATAATCCTGTGATGATGCCAATTCAGCTAATTTATCTTGTAATGCTGTTTCTAGATTCCAACCAACAGATTTAAAGTAGGTTGCATCATTGGTTCCCCAAGTGGTGTACTGCTCTTGATAAGTCGTACAGTCAAAGGAATATGCACAGCTACCATCATCAATAGTTGCAAGAGGGTTGTAATTTAGAGCGTTTGGATCGGTACAACCATAGAAATCTGTTGATGGACTGCAATCATAAAGCTGCACAGATTTGAAAGAGCGATCGCTACCACACCCGCCAAATTCAACCACAGATACATCAACCAAACCGCCTGAATCGAAAAGCTGTACAGATTTGGATGAGCGATCGCTACCACACCCCGTAAACTCAACCACAGATACATCAATAGACTGACAATCAAAACTACAGCTACCATCATCAACGGTTGCATCAGGGTTGTAATTAGTCGCATTTGGATTAGTACACCCATAGACAGGGTAAATACAACTCCCGTCATTAATATTCGCGTTAGGGTTGTAATTAGTTGCTAAAGGATCGGTACATCCGTAATGAGGACAAAGCGGATCATCAGGAAAAAGAGAGCAAAACTCAGGAGGAGGAGGAGGAGGGGGGATTGGAGTGCAAGGGGGAATGAAATAGGAGGGTAGTGTACCCTTCTGAACTCTTACCCCGTTGACTGTGTTATATGAATCGGTTGTATCAGTTTCTTTTATTATTTCGACGGATGGCGAATTAGTCCAAAAACCCTGACCGTCAGCATATCCCGCTATTGGTGGTGTTACAAACTTAGTCCCATTAAGTTCCGTGACGACAAACTCAGTTTCAAAAACAAAGACGTTGTTATATAGAATCACCTGCCCCAAGTAATTCTTTTTGATAATTCCGAAATCATTAGCAGCTCTTTCTCTGGTATAACCTGCGGGGCATTTATCAAACAGCTTAGGCGGCGAGGGTGGCGGAGGTGGAGTATCGGGGGGACATGGTGAGCATTCGCAGTTCTCATACCACTTTTGATAAAGCCAAAACCCAACAATTTTATCTAGGATTTTTGTTGAATTTCCCTGCAAAATATCATTTGCAGTAAAAAAGTAATTGAGAATGGGAACTAATTCCGCTATGAACTGAAACACATCCTGATAAGTGATGTCATCAGGCAAAGGGGGCGGGTTTTTGGCGCAAAACTGACTAACATCAATTTGCCCCGTTATTTCATCGATAACGATTTCAAAACCCTTTTTAGCAACCTTTTTGAGAATATCGCCAAACACCTGATCAGCATTTTGTAAATCAGGATTAAGTGAAGCTACTTTTTTAATAGCGGCTGGAACTACATCCAACAATCGACACAGATTACCCTCTAATCCAAAGAGAGCGCAAAGCACACCTATATCAACGGGATTAATAAAATCTACAGCCCCGCTTTGTTTCTGAGAGCCACACTGACAAGTCATATTGACCTCATAAATTTGACTGTCGCGGTAACTTGATTGCTAAGGTATAGAGAACCGTAGCGACGATAAACACCTGATAAATCCGATAAATCAAACCATTGACTTTTATATTCAACTTTCTTGTCAGAATTCCAGTAAACATTATCGGAACCTTCTGTTTTAAATCCCGTACTAAGAGTTCCTAAAAGTGAGTAGTATTTCTCTAGATTGCTATCACTGCTATTAAATCTTTTACCGTACCAATCAGGAATATTAGCCGCAATAATTACCAAGCTTTCGGCATCATAAGGTATTTGAAAACTCGCTGAAGCGCTTAAAGATATCGTGCCGTATAAATATTGTTTTTTCCTATTTAGCCGTTTTTTAATTTCTTCTAAAAGAATCTCTTTGAGGAAATCAATAATCAAGCTTGCAATGAACTTAACGGGTGCTTTATAACCAACCAAAATAGCAATTAACTTAGGTAGCCAAACTAAAGCACCGCCGTTAGGATAGGGAATAATACTGTTGTCGCCTAACGCTTGCACATACTCATTTTCAATGCTTTGAATAACCGTAAATGTTGCGCTAATCGCTTCATTTACTTCTTGTTGAGCTTGTGATATTTCTTGTAGAGAATCTGGATTATCAAGCTGTATTGATGGCGGATTCCAACTGTTATCTAAAATGGTTACATTGTATAAAACTGATGATTGAGCATCACTACCAAGATTGCAGAATTTATCATAAATATCTGCAATCTTAGAGTAAATATCTTGGAGTGTTTCAAGCTGTGACATCAGTAAACTACATCTCTATCCCAGAATTTTCTGAGTACCAACGTTCATCAATAGTGCTGTAATGCTTTTCCTGGATAGGTTGGGTTAACAATCCTCTTAGGCGTTCGGTTTCCTCTTCGCCTAGTACTTTGCGTTGGAGCTGTGCAACGCGCTCATCGACTCTGACATAGAACTTAGAAAGCTCATCAAGTCTATGATCGTGGGCTGAAAGTGTATCAGAAACAGAATCAAATTCTGTTTCCAACTTTTTACCTAAATTATTAGTATCTTTTTCCAGTGCTGCTAGTCTTGCGTCACGCTCACCGAAGGCGTAGACAACACTCAAGACAGCGATCGCAAATGTTGCGATCGCTATTAAATCTTGAATGGGCATATCTACACCTTAACTTCGTTGACTTTCTGGATGATTCTGTATTCAGCGCTAGCTGTGCCATCCCAACTATGATTGATGGTCATGGTTGTGTATGGCTGAACTAGACCGCCTAAAGGGTCGTATTCTTGCAATTGCTGAAATTGTTCAAGAGTCAGAATTGGCACTTCTAAACGCCGTTTTAGTTTGGTTCCAAAACACGCTGAACTTGTACCATTTGTAATCAATTCCAGAACAACATGACGGGGATGAATCCCATACTCATTTTTATTCTTATTGAGTTTGATATGTGCAGGAATCCTTGGAGCGCTAACATTTTGCG includes the following:
- a CDS encoding SUMF1/EgtB/PvdO family nonheme iron enzyme; this translates as MANWAIAIGVNQYEFLHPLKYAKNDALHICQFLENEAKFDHIFYFSDDSPDLDGKTTKPFRNNLLKVFKELFAQPFLHESDNFWFFFAGHGILEDGIDYLMPSDGDPDNVANTGIAVNQVIQNLRGSGAGNVILALDACRNQVRRNGTTRSGEGIGRETEREAKIADVISIAACSPSEYSYEVDELQHGAFTYALVEGLGVQGRCATATKLNSYLKYRVPELAKTRQTPRMMLDPQEKGHLILMPKYADKFDLEPLKKDAFKAHRDKKLDMARRLWMQVLAVDGTDYEAITEIEGLAVERYLGGSPQVIPNPVAVGTRNRNVSKSPESNPLILDLGNGVALELVKVPAGKFMMGSDEYDNEEPIHEVQLKEFLIGKYAVTNAQWQSVMKTKGSTNCDKKFQRDLRPVVGVSWHDARAFCKKLSQQIGREVRLPTEAEWEYAARGANQSKGFIYAGSNNLDEVAWYRDNSGSVTHPVGQKKANELGIYDMSGNVWEWCLDEWHDSYTDKPENLKKQGNQAWGDLNIDNNDNRSRLRRGGSWVIDAIICRSSYRSSNGARNQLNYLGFRVVFVSSS
- a CDS encoding AMP-dependent synthetase/ligase, with translation MPNSVQTLQLKQLSSLWQIWEQGAKSHPDAIALYDPHAKPPVRISYKDAFEQINQFGAGLRSLGVNFGDKVALIADNSPRWLIADQGILAIGAANATRSSQAERSELLYIIEHSDSVAIVVENLATLKKLEPELHSLPVKQIILLSDETPPEGAYNFQQLLDKGSSKDLGNPTIKRDTLATLIYTSGTTARPKGVMLTHGNFLYEVEGAQSVLKLQVNEKVLSILPTWHSYERTFEYFIFSQGCTQIYTNLRTIKKDLKEHKPHYMVAVPRLWESIYEGVQKNFRDQPESKQRLVKFFLTTSQKYITAKRVVQGLNVENLYPSLGDKFKASLVVLGLWAVHKLGHKLVYQKVREATGGNFKYIVSGGGSIAEHLEDFYEIVGIEILGGYGLTETSPITHVRRPHRNIRGGDGQPLPQTETRIVDMSTRADVPIGHQGLVLIRGPQVMQGYYKNPEATAKAIDPEGWFDTGDLGYVSKWDDLVITGRAKDTIVLTNGENIEPQPIEDACIRSPYIDQVVLVGQDQKQLGVLIVPNLSALEAAGLIPPDSTLASVLPELNQPKIRNLYREELNREVQNRPGYSINDRIGVFEFLPEPFTIENGFLTQTFKIRRNIVFERYQDIIVKMFTS
- a CDS encoding Uma2 family endonuclease; translation: MTQAIAPPNLSANAPEEKLLWTSADLELLPDNGNRYEIIEGELYVTRAPHWKHQTTCGRFFTVLDIWSLTTKLGKTSLGAGVIFGNKDDVIPDVVWVSKEKYEALIDQSGHLLGAPDLAIEVLSAGTDNEKRDREVKLKLYSSQGVLEYWIADWREKKLQIYRRENGVLKLAMTLFVTDTLTSPLLPEFSCPLSQIFE
- a CDS encoding B12-binding domain-containing radical SAM protein, which translates into the protein MRVLLVYPLFPKSFWSFEKTLELVGYKAQLPPLGMVTVAAILPQTWEFKLVDRNVRDITEAEWEWAEVVILSAMIVQKDDFLAQIQEAKKRGKLVAVGGPYPTALPEEAKVSGADFLILDEGEITLPMFVEAIERGERSGILRANGEKPAVTDTPIPRFDLLEMNRYAEMSVQFSRGCPFQCEFCDIIVLYGRKPRTKTPAQILAELQCLYDLGWRRSIFMVDDNFIGNKRNVKVMLQELKPWMKERNYPFSFATEASVDLAQDPEMMQMMVECNFGSVFLGIETPDTDSLALTKKFQNNRDPLSESVINIARAGIRVMAGFIIGFDGEKKGAGDRIVQFVELTAVPTALFSMLQALPDTGLWHRLNKEGRMITQNSNGHQTTLMNFMPTRPLEDIATEYVHAFWTLYDPLVFLNRTYRHFLILGESPYKRIKREKTDQKKKTDWTAIRALLILCWRQGFVRKTRFQFWINLFDLMKRYPNVVTSYLSVCAQGEHFLEYRSIVREQIEAQLADYLANPPVLQPKVVPVEKKLDLQEVK
- a CDS encoding B12-binding domain-containing radical SAM protein is translated as MNVLLVYPLFPKTFWSYEKILELVNRKVLLPPLGLITVAAILPQEWNFKLVDRNVRTITEAEWQWADMVILSAMIVQKDDLLSLIREAKRRGKKVACGGPYPTSMPEEPQAAGVDYLILDEGEITLPMFVEAIAKGEPSGIFRTNEKPDVTTTPVPRFDLLEFDAYDSMSVQFSRGCPFQCEFCDIIVLYGRKPRTKSPAQLLAELDYLYSLGWRRGVFMVDDNFIGNKRNVRLLLLELKEWQKEHGYPFRFNTEASIDLAADQELMDLMVECYFDAVFLGIETPDEDSLQMTKKFQNTRSSLLDSVEAITKTGIRVMAGFIIGFDGEKKGAGDRIVRFAELTGIPTTTFAMLQALPHTALWHRLEKEGRLRSQNGNLNQTTLMNFEPTRPVEEIAREYVEAFCALYEPHAYLDRVYSYFLKLGAPRVKVEAKLPTLTDLKALAIIVWRQGIKRDTRWKFWHHLFSMIKRNPAVWEHYLIVCAHNEHFMEYRDIVRREIEGQLAAYWQEEERLKLVSPTPARELDLAS
- a CDS encoding YlqD family protein — protein: MSFDFSNQLLLRRTANIQVIVTQRWKEEMQQQLQQQIAQIDAQVQQVDAQGSRQINEIERQSIKPFSAEVSNALEGIRAEMNRVKAELLEQKNQLLTQLTQVQNLELEQEVSQGQLDSYFPAAKGDNLIAQMRVEIVLRDGVIEDIRTGFPAV